A region of Candidatus Hydrogenedentota bacterium DNA encodes the following proteins:
- a CDS encoding bifunctional YncE family protein/alkaline phosphatase family protein, with translation MKNVVTILTVLLALACLAAAGELPGPAEEGYILPNRWRITPVGKTIWTNDLLLNIEMAPDGKAAVAVHGGYNAHGLVVIDTATGEAVQNIALPTAWLGLAWSPNGANLYVSGGNNKSSEGVRAPVYVFGYENGRLTGEPVATLVEEIEPKRVFWSGLAHHPAKGILFAANRTNNYIVVFDTATGGIVTRIPTEQTPYELAITPDGATLYVSNWGSDSVSVIDTETYAVRRTIAVGDNPNDLALAKDGRLFVCCANDNAVLVIDPGKGRPTETIVTSLYPQAPEGSTPNALAIDNSRNILYIANADNNNVCVVSVEEPGESTVLGFLPVGWYPSSVGVSANGETLYVGNGKGVGHSSANPRGPHSPLPDGEGAQGTTKTLMRGAISIINVPEHRGNLRELTQKAYANCPYNDELLATARPESEQTVIPREVGKGSKQIKHVIYIIKENRTYDQVLGDLPQGNGDPRLAIFGREVTPNLHAIAETFVLLDNIYCEAEVSVDGHQWSNAAYATDYTEKSWPASYGGKSDSPRSAAFIPGAGYLWDQCARKGLTYRSYGEFARRVSDGGPMEPNDPQLTALRGHVAPNYLNWGARDYENAAEFIREFDEYEKNYDSADPEKRLPNYIVMGLPEDHTKGTRPGEPTPRAAVASNDYGLGLVVERVSHSKYWPEIAFFVIEDDAQDGADHVDARRTTGYVISPYVRRGSVDSTFYTTCSMLRTMELILGLQPMSQYDAATNAMFACFADTPELTPFDHIEPRIDIQERNTQTAWGAEDSMKMDFSDYDRTPMFALNEIVWKSVKGPDSEMPVPVHRFNTASIRE, from the coding sequence ATGAAGAATGTTGTCACTATCCTGACTGTGCTGCTTGCGCTAGCCTGTCTGGCGGCCGCCGGCGAGTTGCCGGGACCGGCCGAGGAGGGCTACATCCTGCCCAACCGCTGGCGCATCACTCCGGTGGGCAAAACCATCTGGACCAATGACCTTCTGCTGAACATCGAGATGGCGCCCGACGGCAAGGCGGCGGTCGCGGTTCACGGCGGTTACAACGCCCACGGCCTCGTAGTGATCGACACGGCCACGGGCGAGGCAGTCCAGAACATCGCCCTGCCCACGGCATGGCTGGGCCTCGCCTGGAGCCCCAACGGCGCGAACCTGTATGTGTCCGGCGGCAACAACAAGTCCTCGGAAGGCGTACGCGCGCCGGTTTACGTGTTCGGCTACGAGAATGGGCGGCTTACAGGGGAGCCCGTGGCGACGCTCGTCGAGGAAATCGAGCCGAAACGCGTCTTCTGGTCAGGTCTGGCCCACCACCCCGCCAAAGGCATCCTCTTCGCTGCGAACCGCACCAACAACTACATCGTCGTGTTCGACACCGCCACGGGCGGCATCGTCACGCGCATTCCGACCGAACAGACCCCCTATGAGCTGGCCATCACGCCGGACGGGGCTACTCTCTACGTCTCCAACTGGGGCAGCGACAGCGTCTCGGTCATTGATACGGAAACGTATGCGGTCCGGAGAACCATCGCCGTAGGCGACAATCCCAACGATCTCGCCCTGGCCAAGGACGGCCGTCTGTTCGTCTGTTGCGCGAACGACAACGCGGTGCTCGTCATCGATCCCGGGAAGGGCCGCCCGACCGAGACCATCGTTACGTCGCTGTATCCTCAGGCGCCTGAAGGCTCGACCCCCAACGCGCTGGCCATCGACAACAGCCGGAACATCCTGTACATCGCCAACGCCGACAACAACAACGTCTGCGTCGTAAGTGTGGAAGAACCCGGCGAATCCACCGTGCTCGGGTTTCTTCCCGTCGGATGGTATCCGTCCAGCGTGGGGGTCAGCGCGAACGGCGAGACCCTCTATGTCGGCAATGGCAAGGGCGTGGGGCATTCGTCGGCGAATCCACGCGGTCCCCACAGCCCTCTTCCGGATGGCGAAGGCGCTCAAGGCACCACCAAAACCCTCATGCGCGGCGCGATCAGCATCATCAACGTACCAGAACACCGCGGGAACCTGCGAGAGCTCACCCAGAAGGCCTACGCCAATTGCCCCTATAACGACGAGCTGCTGGCCACGGCGCGGCCCGAGAGCGAGCAAACCGTTATTCCCCGCGAGGTCGGCAAGGGCTCAAAGCAAATCAAGCACGTGATCTACATCATCAAAGAGAACCGGACCTACGACCAGGTCCTGGGCGACCTGCCCCAAGGCAACGGCGATCCGCGCCTCGCCATCTTCGGCCGCGAGGTCACGCCCAACCTGCACGCCATCGCCGAGACGTTCGTCTTGCTCGACAACATTTACTGCGAGGCCGAGGTCAGCGTAGACGGGCACCAGTGGTCCAATGCGGCCTATGCCACCGATTACACCGAGAAATCCTGGCCCGCGAGCTACGGCGGCAAGAGCGATTCCCCGCGTTCGGCCGCGTTCATCCCCGGCGCCGGTTACCTATGGGACCAATGCGCCCGCAAAGGGTTGACCTACCGGAGTTACGGCGAGTTCGCCCGCCGCGTCAGCGATGGCGGCCCCATGGAACCCAACGATCCGCAACTCACCGCGCTCCGCGGCCACGTCGCCCCCAACTACCTTAACTGGGGCGCACGCGACTACGAGAACGCGGCCGAATTCATCCGCGAGTTCGACGAATACGAGAAGAACTACGATAGCGCCGACCCCGAAAAGCGTCTGCCCAACTACATCGTGATGGGCCTTCCGGAAGATCACACCAAGGGTACGCGGCCGGGCGAACCGACGCCGCGCGCGGCCGTCGCGAGCAACGATTACGGCCTCGGCCTTGTCGTCGAGCGCGTCAGCCATAGCAAGTACTGGCCGGAAATCGCTTTCTTCGTGATCGAGGACGACGCGCAGGACGGCGCCGACCACGTCGACGCGCGGCGCACCACCGGATACGTTATCAGCCCCTACGTGCGGCGCGGCAGTGTCGACAGCACCTTCTATACCACCTGTTCCATGTTGCGCACCATGGAACTGATCCTCGGACTGCAACCCATGAGCCAGTACGATGCCGCGACGAACGCCATGTTCGCGTGTTTCGCCGACACGCCCGAACTGACGCCGTTCGACCACATCGAACCCAGGATCGACATCCAGGAGCGTAACACGCAGACCGCGTGGGGCGCGGAGGATTCCATGAAGATGGATTTCTCCGATTACGACCGCACGCCGATGTTTGCGCTTAACGAGATCGTGTGGAAAAGCGTGAAGGGGCCCGACTCGGAGATGCCTGTGCCCGTGCACCGGTTCAACACGGCAAGCATTCGGGAATGA
- a CDS encoding DUF4838 domain-containing protein, translated as MRISACLPLFTLVFVLPSFAEPVRFAEGQESAVTIVVEPDAGELVSGAANDLQYYVKAICGVEVPLTASGAAVEGKAVYIGACAATPPEAYPPKDANPETYAIFARDGNLFLTGNYPPATSFAVSSFIEDNLGVRWYAPGPLWEYVPEGREGELTIEVESRVVVPDWSCRVWSGHDCAASWSLWNRRNKTICAPPVPFRNMQNYLHTVFDPRKYAETHPEYYPLIDGKRWIPPEDYRNWRPCESNPEVVRLTVEAAREFLDAHPEHNAFSLAMDDIYRLCGCENCRAMDARPDDYENQRFSDRHYKFVNAVARELAKTHPDKYIGTLCYHIARELPETVEQLEPNVFISMTQRVGEWWRPGQREDDMALTRAWRERCQHMSRYGYIGLGFLTPRVFPHAMAEGMKLDHSLGFEAVYNECYTILPNVAPMMWMMAKLQWDTEQDPDALLDEFYNRMFGDAAATMKTCYGALEQSYMEARPERLELARWGHRHLVTHSLAISEDALGQAESLIQQAVAETSDPSARSRIDIVGASLQYAGYIVRAGAWAREMAGTEVGNAVQAQAVLDRLDRLMALSREREAFGAAALQRDDILGESLRGLKQRGYFVINQIDQVEAPARVSLGKAISTLYEDSPEAAAAAVERLTANGPGPLAEQAAGWLIELRGEAPNLLKNGGFEEWAESPRHWSTWSRTESARFAKGVEKGRNGSSAAVIAHADGACYMQQVTVHPGEKYLCAVWASCGMQDAATAAALSVRWQTADGAWHPEREREPKTEVTIPSGRWERLSLIATVPDGAARLLLMLGAEGQAGEEAVVYDDAAVVKLSE; from the coding sequence ATGCGCATCTCCGCCTGTCTGCCTCTTTTCACACTAGTGTTCGTGTTGCCGTCGTTCGCCGAGCCGGTCCGGTTCGCCGAGGGGCAGGAATCCGCCGTCACTATCGTTGTCGAGCCCGACGCCGGCGAGCTCGTTTCCGGCGCGGCAAACGACCTGCAATACTACGTGAAGGCCATCTGCGGGGTAGAAGTGCCGCTCACGGCCAGCGGCGCGGCCGTTGAGGGTAAGGCGGTCTATATCGGCGCATGCGCGGCGACGCCTCCCGAAGCGTATCCGCCGAAAGACGCGAATCCCGAGACGTACGCCATATTCGCGCGTGACGGGAATCTCTTTCTGACCGGTAATTACCCTCCCGCCACGAGCTTTGCCGTATCGTCATTCATCGAGGACAACCTCGGGGTCCGGTGGTATGCCCCCGGCCCTCTCTGGGAATATGTGCCGGAGGGCCGCGAGGGGGAACTGACCATCGAGGTTGAGAGCCGTGTTGTCGTACCCGATTGGTCGTGCCGCGTGTGGTCCGGCCACGACTGCGCCGCATCTTGGAGCCTCTGGAACCGGCGCAACAAGACTATTTGTGCGCCCCCCGTGCCGTTCCGCAACATGCAGAACTACCTTCACACCGTTTTTGACCCCAGGAAATACGCCGAAACGCACCCCGAATACTACCCTCTGATTGACGGAAAGCGCTGGATTCCGCCCGAAGATTACCGGAACTGGCGTCCGTGCGAGAGCAATCCCGAGGTGGTCCGGCTCACCGTCGAGGCCGCCCGGGAATTCCTCGATGCCCATCCCGAGCACAACGCGTTCTCGCTCGCCATGGACGACATCTACCGGCTGTGCGGATGCGAGAACTGCCGGGCCATGGACGCGCGTCCCGATGACTACGAAAACCAGCGCTTCTCTGACCGTCACTACAAGTTCGTCAATGCCGTTGCCCGGGAACTTGCCAAGACGCATCCAGACAAGTATATCGGCACGCTTTGTTACCACATCGCGCGCGAGCTTCCGGAAACCGTCGAACAGCTCGAACCCAACGTCTTTATCAGCATGACCCAGCGCGTGGGCGAATGGTGGCGGCCCGGTCAGCGCGAGGACGACATGGCCCTCACGCGGGCATGGCGCGAACGGTGCCAGCACATGAGCCGCTATGGCTACATCGGCTTGGGATTCCTGACCCCGCGCGTCTTTCCCCATGCGATGGCCGAGGGAATGAAGCTCGACCATAGCCTCGGGTTCGAAGCCGTCTATAACGAGTGCTACACGATCCTGCCCAACGTGGCGCCCATGATGTGGATGATGGCCAAGCTCCAGTGGGATACCGAGCAGGACCCCGACGCCCTGCTCGACGAGTTCTACAACCGCATGTTCGGGGACGCCGCCGCCACCATGAAAACCTGCTACGGCGCCCTCGAACAGTCGTACATGGAAGCGCGGCCCGAACGTCTCGAGCTCGCCCGGTGGGGACACCGCCACCTTGTTACGCATTCGCTGGCCATTTCCGAAGACGCCCTAGGGCAGGCCGAATCGCTCATTCAACAAGCTGTCGCCGAAACCAGCGACCCCTCGGCACGTTCGAGGATCGACATTGTGGGCGCGTCCCTTCAATACGCCGGCTACATCGTCCGCGCCGGCGCATGGGCCAGAGAGATGGCCGGCACGGAAGTCGGGAATGCCGTGCAAGCGCAGGCCGTGTTGGACCGGCTCGACCGTCTCATGGCACTCAGCCGTGAACGCGAGGCGTTTGGGGCCGCCGCCCTCCAACGCGACGACATACTCGGGGAAAGCCTCCGCGGCCTGAAACAGCGTGGCTATTTCGTCATTAACCAGATAGACCAGGTGGAAGCCCCCGCCAGGGTCTCGCTCGGAAAGGCAATCTCCACTCTTTACGAAGACTCTCCCGAAGCCGCGGCGGCTGCGGTGGAACGGCTCACGGCGAACGGGCCCGGTCCTTTGGCGGAACAGGCCGCCGGGTGGCTCATCGAGCTTCGCGGCGAGGCGCCGAATCTCCTCAAGAACGGCGGTTTCGAGGAATGGGCCGAGTCTCCTCGGCATTGGTCGACGTGGAGCAGAACCGAATCGGCCCGGTTTGCCAAAGGCGTTGAAAAAGGCCGTAACGGTTCGAGTGCCGCTGTCATCGCCCATGCCGATGGCGCGTGCTATATGCAGCAGGTGACGGTCCACCCCGGCGAGAAATACCTCTGTGCTGTCTGGGCTTCGTGCGGCATGCAGGATGCGGCCACGGCCGCCGCGCTAAGCGTCCGGTGGCAAACCGCGGACGGCGCCTGGCATCCCGAACGCGAGCGCGAGCCCAAGACCGAGGTGACCATCCCGAGCGGGCGGTGGGAGCGTTTGAGCCTGATCGCAACCGTGCCCGACGGGGCTGCCCGGCTGCTCCTCATGCTCGGGGCCGAAGGTCAAGCCGGAGAAGAAGCCGTGGTCTACGACGATGCGGCCGTCGTGAAGCTATCCGAGTAG